CGCCAAACCGGCAACCAGGCCGGCATGGCCGCTACCTATGGCTATATCGGGCATCACTACGAAAAACAGCAGCAATACGACAGCGCTTACTTCTTCCAACAACTCGCCCTGACACATTATCAAAGCGTACATGATACCTTCGGCATGGCAGGGATATACGAAAATCTGGGGACTATTCACGAAGACCTCGAAAAATACGACACTGCCCTGGCCTGCTTCCGCAATGCCCTGCAATTGTACGACCTGCACCACGATCATATTGCCGGCATTGAAGTGATTAACAACATCGGGGATGTACTCCGGAAAACGGGCGACTACAAAAACAGCATGCCCTATTCGAAAGAGGCACTGACGCTGGCACAACGAACCAATAACAAATACCAGGAAGCGGCCGCCTGTAAAGATGTAGCCAAAACATTCAGCCTCATGGGTCGTCACGACAGTGCCTATTATTATATGGAACAAAGCCGCAAATGCCTGCTGGAAATATACTCAGCGCAAAATAGCCAGCAGATGAACTTCCTGCAGGCTCTCTACGATACCGGTAAAAAAAATGATGAGATCCTGCAGCTGGAAAACAGTCATAAAATAAACCTTATCATATATATAGCCACCGGCATTGTACTGGTGCTCCTGATTATACTTGCCCTGGTTACCATCTCCCGGCAAAAATTAAAAATCAGTCAGACGCAAACAGTCTCCGAGAGAAATGCAGAGATCAATCGCGTACAAAAAGCCCAGCTGGAGCTGAAAAGCCGGCAGCTCGCCACCCATACCCTCGACGTGATACAGCGCAACCAGTTCCTCGATGAACTGCGTACGACCCTTTCTCTTATGGTAAAAGACGACAAAAGGGATCAAAAAAAACAACTGCAGCAACTGGTGATGAAAATAAGCCAGAATGTCAATCACGAACAACAATGGAAAGAATTCACGGGCATCTTCGAACAGGTGCACCAGGTTTTCTTCGACAAGCTCAATACGCTGTATACGGATCTGACCAATAACGATATCCGCCTGCTTGCCCTCCATAAAATGAATATGGACTCCAAAGATATGGCCACCATTCTCGGTATTTCACCCGATAGTTTACGTGTAGCCAGGTACCGGCTGAGGAAGAAATTAAACATCCCCGAAGGAGATACATTAGGCGCCTTCGTACAGGGGTTGTAACCACATAACATTACGGTAATGTTCCGGTAACATTATGGTAATGGCGGATGGTGTAACAAACAAATTTCTAATTATCAATCACTTACAATCTGTTTGTATACGCTGATTACGCTTTGTTTACGGCCCTGTTAACGCTGTATACGTTTTGCTTACGCTTGTTTCTTGTAATTTTTTTGATGGAAAATCACATTTGCGATGCCATTCATCCAGAACATGAACTGCATCAAATTCATCAAAATGAAAACAATTCTACAAACATGGCTATGCCTGCTGCTGAGTGTGACCATCGCACAGGCTGCCAGCCTGAAAGGGCATGTGTACGATCAGAAAACCGGGGAGCCGCTGGTAGGCGTTACCATCCTCCTGCAACCTGCCAATATAGTGGCAGTAACCGGACTTGACGGATCATTTGAGTTTAAAAAAATTGAAACAGGGAAGTTTTCCCTCGTAATTTCCCATCTTACCTACAAGACATTAACACAACAGGTAACAGTTACGGAGAAAGATAACCCCCTCCTGAATGTTTACCTCAGTGAACGCAGTAGCAAAAATCTCAGTGAAGTGATAGTGGCCGCCAACCAGAAGGCTTCTTCCGAGAAAACTGCCAGGAAGCTGGAACAGCAATCGATCCAGGTGATGAACGTAGTATCCGGCCAGGCCATAGAAGTATCGCCCGACCTCACCGTTGCCAATGTGATACAAAGGGTTTCCGGCATTTCCATTGAACGCAGCAGCAACGGCGACGGCCAGTATGCGATCCTGCGGGGGATGGATAAACGTTACAACTATACGCTGATTAATGGGGTGAAGATCCCCAGTCCGGATAACAAATACCGCTACGTGCCACTGGATATCTTCCCTTCCGAACTGCTCGACCGGCTGGAAGTATACAAATCGCTCACGCCCAACATGGAAGGTGATGCCGTAGGTGGTGTAGTAAATATGGTCATGAAAGATGCGCCCGCCCGGTTTCAGCTTAACGCCAATCTCGCCACAGGTTACAGCCAGGGCGTACTGGATAAGGGCTTCACGGGCTTTGATGCCGGCGGTATTCGCAGCAAGTCGCCCTATGAAGCACATGGCCCACTTTATAACGCCACGCCTGCCGACTTTGCGTCCGGGACACTGAACTATCAGTCAAAAAACTTCGTGCCCAACGTAGTAGCCGGATTATCTATAGGCCAGCGTTTCTTCAACAACAAACTCGGTGTCATACTGGCAGGAAGCTTTCAGAATAACTACCGCTCTACCACCAGCACCTTATACAGCGCCTCTTCCGCAGAAACAGATAAAATATTTGTAGTTACCGACCAGCAGGAACGCCAGTACAGTGAGCGCCAGCAGCGCAGCGGTTTTCATGGCAAGGCAGATTATGCTTTCAATGAAAACAACAAGCTCTCCCTCTACAGCGCTTACATGAACCTGCTCAGCTTCCAGACCCGGGAAAGCGTATCCACCAGCTTTTCCAGCGATTATAAACCGGAAACCGGCGATGCAAAACTCAGCTATTCCAGCCGTTCCCGGAAAACCAATCAGCAGATCTACAACGCTACCCTGACAGGCGATCACAAGCTCGTTCCCGGCAAACTGAAACTGCATTGGGCAGCGGTGTTCTCTTCTGCAAGGAATGAAATACCGGACAATACTACGATTACACTGAATGGTGTGCGCAAGGCTAACGTCGACAGCCGTACGACAGTCGATAAAAACAACCGTCGCTGGGAACGCAATACCGATGATGATCTGGCCGGTTATCTCGATTTGACCTATAGTACACGGATTGCCGGCGCCAGGGTGGATTTCTCTGCGGGAGGCCTCTACCGCGATAAACAGCGCAGCGCCTTTTACAACAACTATGTGTTCAAACCACAAAATACCGGCGCGCTATACGGAAAGGACTTTACTGCCTATACTGATGTACAATGGGATATTCAGAACCCTAACGGCTCAGTAGCCAATGCACTCACTTACGATGCCTCCGAGAAAACAGCCGCCGGATACGGCATGTTCCGGCTGAAAACATCCGGCTGGGAAGTTACCGGAGGGGTGCGGGTAGAACATACCAACCAGGGCTATCATATGCTTTTTCCCCAGGGAGAAGACCGGCCCACCGGCAGCCAGGTATATACAGATGTATTGCCCAGCCTGAACCTGAAGTATGAGCTCACTCATCATCAGAACCTGCGTGGCTCTTACTTCCGCTCTCTCAACCGCCCCGGCTTTTTTGAAATTGTTCCGGGAAAAATTGTACAGGAAGAATATGTGGAACGCGGTAACCCTGATCTGAAGCGCGCTATCGCCGACAATCTCGATCTCCGATATGAACTCTTTCCCAATCATACCGATCAGTTGCTGGCAGGCATTTTCTACAAGCGGATACAAAACCCGATTGAAAATACCATCCAGGCAGATGCCGTTCGCGGACAGGACCAGTTCTACGCTCCCGGTAACTTTGGTAACGCCAACAACTACGGACTGGAAATAGACTATATCAAATTCTTTCATAAAATAGGGTTCAAAGCCAATTATACCTATACCCATTCCAGTATCACCACCTCCAAAAGTAAACGGATCAGGGACAACGACGGTAACCTGAAACTCATCTCCGTGGAACAGACCAGACCACTGTACGGCCAGTCCGAACATATCGGTAACCTGTCGTTCCTGTACAAAGACACCCGCAACGGCTGGGATGCCCAGTTGGCCGGCGCGTACACCGGCCCAAGGATCAATACCGTTTCCCAGTTCGCAGACAACGATTTCTGGCAGAAAGGCTTCATCCAAATGGATGTATCCGTGGAAAAAACTTTCAGAAACCGTATCAGTGTATATGCCAAAGCCGGTAACCTGCTGAACACGCCGGCGGTTATCTTCATCAAAGGAGCGAATACCAAAAACGCAGATATACCAGGACAGGGTAAAGTCAATGAAACACTGATCAGAAAAGATTATTACAAACAGACTTACCTCGTTGGTGTGCGTTACAAATTATAAACCTGATTAAAATATTCATCATGATAAACTATCAAAAATTATTACTGGCTTCGTTACTCGCCGTTGTTGTTTTCGCTGGTTGTAAGAAAGCCAACAGCGATGTGGTGATTACTCCCGAAGTAGTAGGCTCCGGTACTGTAAAAGGGGAAGTATCTGGTATATGGACAAGAGGAAGCGTTAAAAGGGTTTCCGGTGATATCATTATTCCGGAAGGGAAATCACTCACGATCGAAGAAGGCGTGCTGGTAATCATGGATACGCTTGCAAAACCTGAAGTGATCGTTAAAGGAAATCTTTATGTAACCGGCACTACCGATAACCCGGTACGGTTCACTATTGAAGAAAATCTCCGTACCGACAGCCGCAAATTCGGCAAGCTGTGGGGCGGTATACTTGCCGCACAATCCTGCTCAGAACTGCTGTTGGAAAATGCTATCGTGGAATATGGCGGTGGTACCACCACGGAGTCGTCCACCTCTGTAAAAATGGGGCTGTACAAGGCTACCAGCGGGGAAAACCTGCCTGCTTTATGGTATAGCAATGTAAACGGAAAACTGGTAGTGACCAACTGCATTTTCCGGAACTTCTTCGAAGATTGTACCTATATAGAAGGTGGCAAAATCATCTTCTCGAATAATAAATTTTATACTACCGGCCTTACCGGCGGGGAAGGTATCAATATCAAATCCGGTTGCATTGCCGACGTAGCTTATAACCTCTTCTACTCCAACAATACCAATGCACTGAAACTCTCTAACTCCGGCGACCGTACGCCGCAGGCTCACGTGATCGCTTATAACAATACCCTGCTGAATACAGGCTGGAGAAGGCCTACCGTTAAGGGCGGATCTGTATGGCTGGAAGCAACAGTATTTGCAGAACTTTATAATAACCTGTTTGCGAATACCAGGTTTGGAATTAAGAGAGATACCAAAAAGCCGGAAGATACCCGCTCCGTCATCAGCAACAACCTTTACTATGGCTACGATCAGCTGACAGTAGATCAGTTTCAGCCATCTAAGGATGTAGTGGCAGGAAAGAAAGATGTGATAGGTACAAAGGCCGGTGAAAACGATCCTAAGTTTGTCAGCTATCCGCTGAACACAGCTGTTTCCAGCCCGGATTTCAATACCGGCTGGGACTTTCACCTGCAGGCAGGCTCTCCTGCCCTCGGTGCAGGCATTACCACATTCACCCGTAACTTCGCCAATGGTGTACAGATAAACGGCACCACTTATACTTCTCCCGCTCCTTCTTCTTTCATCGGTGCATTTGGTACCCGTAATTAACAGATCTAACAGTAATGAGTAAACGTAATATCATATTATCCACAGCAGTTCCCGGACTGCTGTGGATATTCTCCTGCGCCACACCTACCGGTACATTAACAGCCGGGATACCAGCAAATATAACAGATACGACTACACGTAATGCTATTTACGATACCGTTACCCCTATCCGGCCGGTAGTGATCACCGAACCGGTGAAATTTGACTCGGATGATCCGGCTATCTGGGTGAACCCGAAAGATCCTTCTCAAAGCCTCATCATTGGTACCGACAAAGCCGCTGAAGGCGCCCTTTATGTATTCGATCTGCAGGGTAAGATCAGGCAGATCGTACCTCATCTGCAGCGCCCGAACAACGTGGATGTAGCGTATGGCCTTGTGCTGAACGGACGGCCTGTCGATTATGCCGTTACCACCGAGCGGTACACCCACAAGCTCCGTTTCTTTTCCCTGCCGGATATGCAGCCCATCGACGATGGCGGCATTCCTATATTTGAAGGCGAGCAGGGCAAACAATACCGCGATGGCATGGGCATTGCCATTTATACCAGCAAAACAGGACAACATTACGCCATCGTAGGCCGCAAAGACGGGCCACAGAATGGCAGTTACCTCTGGCAATACCTGCTCAGCGACAATGGCGCCGGGAAGATAAAAGCTACCCTCGTACGAAAATTCGGTTACTACAGCGGTAAAAAAGAAATAGAATCCATCGCAGTTGATAACGAGAACGGCTATATTTACTATTCTGATGAACAACATGGGGTGCGGCAATACTATGCCGACCCGGAAAAAGGTAACAAAGAATTAGCATTGTTTGCTACTACCGGGTTTACGGAAGATCACGAGGGAATATCCATTTATAAAACTACTCCTGATAAAGGATACCTCCTTGTTTCCGACCAGGGGGCCAATAAGTTTCATATCTTTAGCCGTTCCGGCACCAGCCACGCCCTGCTGAAAGTGATCAGGGTAAGCGCCGGTCATAGTGATGGTTCCGATATGGTAAACGTACCGTTGAATGAAACATTCCGCCACGGCCTTTTCGTAGTAATGAGCGACGACCGCACTTTTCATTACTACCGCTGGGAAGATATCAGCAAAGGCCTGGAACAAACGTCCGTAAAAAAATAGCTTTCTATATATGAAAACGCTCTTCATTGCATCCCTTTGCCTCAGCTGCATCTTCAGCGGTGTACAAGCACAGGAAGCCGCAAAGAAAAAAAATGTGCAACCCGCACTGATCCGCGGACCCTATCTGCAGGCAGCCGCCAGCAACAGCATCGTTATCCGCTGGCGCACCGACGTTTCCGCCCGCAGCCGCGTAAGGTTCGGCACCACGCCCGATAAACTGGATCAGCAGTCCGACGACGCCACCCTGGTGACAGAGCACAAAGTAAAACTCAACGGCCTGCAGCCCGGCACCCGCTACTACTATGCCATCGGCGGATTCAAAGATGTGCTGCAGGGCGACAGCAGCAACTACTTCATGACGCTGCCGGAAGCAGGTAAAACCGGCCTATACAGGATAGCCGCCCTCGGCGACTGTGGCGACAACTCCGTTAACCAGCGCCAGGTAAAAGAACAACTGCTCAAATACCTCGGCAATAACTACCTGCAGGCCTGGATACTCCTGGGCGATAATGCTTATCCCGACGGCACCGATGCAGAGTTCCAGACGAAGTTCTTCAACGTTTATAAAGACGACCTGCTGAAAAAATTCCCGCTGTTCCCGGCGCCGGGCAATCATGATTATCATGATACCGACCTGTCGGCCAAATACGCACAGGAAACGCATCAGACGTCTTATTACCAAAACTTCACCATGCCTGCTGAAGGCGAATCAGGCGGCCTGCCTTCACATACCCAGGCGTTCTATTCGTTCGACATCGGCAATGTGCATTTCCTGTCACTCGACAGCTACGGCAAAGAAGACAGTGCCTACCGTCTTTACGATACCCTGGGGCCGCAGGTAAGATGGATCAGGGAAGACCTGGCCGCCAACAAAAACAAAGGCTGGGTGATTGCTTACTGGCACCATCCGCCCTATACCATGGGATCGCACAACTCCGACGAAGAAGATGAGCTGATAAAGATTCGTGAGAACTTCATACAGGTACTTGAGCGCAACGGAGTAGACCTCGTATTGAATGGCCACAGTCATAACTATGAAAGATCCAGGCTGATGAAAGGCCACTATGGCATGTCGGCTACTTTTGATCCGGCCCGCCACAATCTCAGTAATTCCTCCGGCCGCTACGATGGCAGCCAGAATGCTGCACCCTATGTAAAAGACAGTATCCGCAATGCGGGAACGGTATATGTGGTAAGCGGCTCCGCCGGTAAACTGGGTGGTAAGCAAACACCATACCCGCATAAGGCCATGTATTTTGCAGATGCAGACCACGGCGGATCCAGCCTGCTGGAGATACAGGACAACCGCCTCGACCTGAAATGGATCTGCGCCGATGGTACTATCCGCGATCAGTTTACTATGATGAAGAATGTGGGCAAACAGCACGACATCCATATTAAAAAGGGCGAATCGGCCACGCTTACGGCTTCTTATGTTGGCAGTTATAAATGGAACAACAGCCGGGAAACCTCCCGCAGCATTGAGGTGAAACCCACTGCTGCTGTTACAAAATACACCGTAACTGATCCTTACAATCAGGTAAAAGATACCTTCACCGTGCATGTATCGAAATAAGCTGCTATGGTGCCTGTTTGTGCTTGCCGCCGTTGCTGCTGCATGGGGATTTAAACAGGCAGGGCAAAATATTGGTGTGGAAAACACACTGGCCATTTTCAGGGAAGGCGCAGCTGATTTTGCCAGCGCCTCCCTGGAACTGGAAAAATGTGTACGGGGTATAGACAGCCGGCAGCCAGCCACCATCGATAGTGCCAAAGCAGCGTTGCGGAGATGCCGCCTTCAATACAAACGAATCGAATTTTTCCTCGACTATTTTTTCTACAGCTCTTCCCTTGCTTTCAACCGGCCGGCAAAAACGGAAATTGAAGAACCGTATATGGAATACGATGCCCCGGTAGGTTTGCAGCAAATCGCGGTATTGTTGTTTGACGAAGAGCCCTTCTCTCAAAAGCAGGCATTGCTGGAACAGGCAACAGTGGTCAGTTCCACGGCCACCGATCTGGCCTCGCTGCTATATGGCTTCAATACGACCGATAAAGCTATCCTGGAAAGCGTGCGACTGGAACTGGTACGGCTATACGCTAAAGGTATTACAGGATTCGACGCTCCTGAGTTAAAAAGCAGTATTCCTGAAACGGCGCAGTCGCTCCAAACGCTCCGGGATGTGCTACAGCCCTGGCTGCGCATCTCATCTCCCGAAAGCAAAATGGTAAGCAACTACCTGAACCAGTGTATTGTATACCTGCGGCAGCACCCCGATTTCGATAGCTTCGACCGCCTCACCTTCCTCTCCGAGTATGCGTTACCGTTACAAACCGGTTTGGGGCAATTAATCCGTACGCTACATCTCGAACAACATACCCGGAGCGCGCTGAACTACGATGCACCGCACCTTTTCAGTAACAACGCTTTAAACCCCGCCGCTTTCGCTGACGGTGTTGTTGTTACCCCGGCCCTGAAAAAACTGGGCAAACGGCTCTTCTTTGAAAATGCGCTTTCGGGTAATAATAACCGTAACTGCGCTACCTGCCACCAGCCAGAAAAATATTTCAGCGACGGCCTTCGTACCAGTCTTGCCCTGGATGAAAAGCATTATGTGCGCAGAAACGCGCCCAGCCTGTATTACGCCGGCTTTCAATACGCGCAGTTCTGGGATGGCCGCGCCGGCAACCTGCACAAACAGATACTGGAGGTGATCAGTAATCCGGAAGAAATGAACGGCATACACGCCGTTGTTATCCGCCGGCTTAAAGACAGCAGTACTTACCAGCTGGCCTTCCGGGAAGCTTTTCCGGAAGATACCAACGCCATCAGCATGCCCCACCTCGCCACCGCCATAGCTGCCTGGCTCCGGACACTGGCCCCTATGAACAGCCCGCTGGACGCCTATTTCGCAGGTAACAAAAACGCCCTGACGCCTGCGCAAAAACGAGGCTTCAATCTCTTCATGGGTAAGGCACAATGCGCCACCTGCCATTTTGCACCTTTATTCAATGGTCTTACACCTCCGCTATACCAGTTCACTGAATTCGAAAACCTTGGTGTTCCCCTGCACAACAATCTTCAGGCCCCTGTATCCGACACGGATCACGGCCGGTTCGGATTCTTCCCTGTCAAATACTATCAGCGGGCATTTAAAACGCCCACAGTACGGAATGCAGCTGTTACCGCCCCTTACATGCACAACGGCATTTTTCCTGATCTGGAAACAGTCATGAAATTCTACAATGAAGGCGGAGGAAATGGTCTGGGCCTGAAAGACCCGTATCAGACGTTGTCGCCGGCGAAGCTGCATCTGACGGATGAGGAGATCAGGGAGGTGGTTGATTTTATGCGGGGACTAACGGATAAGAGAATTACGAATTAAGAATTACGAATTACGGATCAGAGCGAAGACCTAAGCGGATAATAGCATTTAAGTTATTCGCTTAGGTCTTCGCTCTGATCCGTAATTCGTAATTCTTAATTCGTAATTCTAACCTCCTTCAGTTCATACCCCTTCCCCGCTCTGTACACATATCTTTCTTCAGCAACAAAAGCAGCAGTTTTCCGGCCTTTCAGCACAGCTTTGATCTGGCTGGGCAGGGCGTCGGTATCAGCTGCATTGATGGTACCTTTCAGGGTAATGATGATGTCTCTGAAGTACGTTTTATTGGAGGGATCTACGCGGTATTCGCTGGTCCACGACGATTCCTGTTCTTCAGGATCTACCTGGGTTTTCGCAACGCCGTAGGCGGCCATGATCTGTTGATATCCGCCGTTGATACCGGCAACGAGGTAGTAGTCTTTCGTAAAGGGCCCGCCACCCGGACCATTCGAATGAGGAAGTACAAAGGCGTATTGATCTTTACCAATCAGCAATGGCCGGGGAGTAGGGCATTGCGCGAAGGCGCCGTATGAGGCGATGGCAGGTTGATACATACGCAGTTTCCAGCCCTGGTCGGTCAGCACAAATTTGGCGAGGCCCAGGAGGCCGCCGGTAAAGCGGGATACCTGGAGGCCTTCGGCATCAAATACAGAGTGGTTAAACGCCACTACTTTGTATTGCATACCGGAGGAATCTTTAAAATCCATCACGTTGATGACACGGGTAGCTACTCCATCCCGGAAGGGGAAGGCCTCTACTTCTTCCTGGTTTGCATCGGGATAAACTTTGGATTGGCAGGTTTTGCATTCCCAGTTCACCAGCTCATCTTTTCCTTCCTTTCCATAGGAGCGGCTGTAATACTTGCCGGGAAACAGCTGCAGCATGGCCTTCTGAGCATCGAAGGTACCCGCCAGCAGCAGGGTGCGGTTTTGAAGAATGGTGTCGCTGACATTCTTTTTTACCATATCCACACCGCCTCCGGTTTGGGCGGCAACATCAACAACCAGCCCACAAAATAAAGTGGCTGTAACAAACAATCGTCTGATCATAGTTATATCGTATTTAAATAGCTGTCTGCTGATAGCAACTAAAGGCTAAAGGCTAACAGCTTTCAAAGGTACGTATCCGTGTTAAAAAACCGGCAGTAACCTTACCTTTGTCCGGTTAATTGGTTAATTTGATCACAGGAGGATACCCAGATGATAGAAGATATACAATTACAGCTGCGGACGGTGAACGTAACCCGATATGTAACTCCTTTGCGGGAAGGTGGATCGCTGCCGGCTATCGCGGAAGCTGACGACGACTTCCTTTATGCCCTGAAGTTCCGGGGGGCCGGGCAGGGCGTAAAAGCGCTGATTGCGGAACTGATAGGTGGAGAAATTGCCCGGTTGCTGGGCCTGAAAGTACCGGAAATTGTATTTGCCAATCTCGATTCCGCGTTTGGACGTACAGAACCGGATGAGGAAATTCAGGATCTGCTGAAGAAAAGCGTAGGGCTGAACCTGGCGATACACTACCTTTCGGGCGCCGTTACTTACGACCCTACCGTGAACAAAATACCTTCTCCCCTCGCCTCTCAGATTGTGTGGCTGGACTGTTTGCTTACCAACGTAGACCGTACACCGCGCAACACCAATATGCTGATGTGGCGGAATGAGCTGTGGCTGATCGATCACGGCGCTTCTCTCTATTTCCATCACTCCTGGCAGAACTGGCAGGAACAATCTGTACGGCCCTTTGTGCAGGTGAAAGATCACGTATTACTGCCACAGGCCGGCGACCTGGAAAAAACAGATGCCGCCTTCCGGCTGCTGCTCACGCCGGAGCGTATACGTAACGTTGTACATCTTATTCCCGACGAATGGCTGACCGCCGATAATACCGACACAGCGGAAGAAAGAAGGGAAGTATACTATAACTTTTTAATCAACCGGATCCAACACTCCGGAATTTTTGTAAAAGAAGCACTGCATGCAAGAACAACACTTATATGAATACGCCGTCATACGCATAGTACCCAGCGTAGAACGCGAAGAATTTTTGAATGTTGGTGTGATCCTTTATTGCAAACAGCAAAAATTCCTGCAGGCCGTTTATACCCTGAATGAAGAGAAACTGGCTATTTTTTCTCCGAAGACAGATATCAATATGATCCGCCCTTACCTCGATGCCTTCGTAGAGATTGCCAAAGGCGGACCTTCCGGCGGGCCTATCGGCCGGCTGGATCTTGCTTCCCGCTTTCGCTGGCTCACGGCCACACGTAGCAGCGTAGTACAAACCTCCCGTGTACACCCCGGGTTTTGCCATGAAAATGCAGCAGATACTTTGAAGAAATTGCTGGAGCAGTTGGTATTGTAGAGAATTACTTCCTCTTCTTCCTCAACAGGGCTACCATCGCCAGTAATACCAGCACACCGGTAAGCACTGCTATAGCCAGCAGCCAGTCACTGTCGATCGTAACAGGAGCCGGGCTATCCAGCAGGGAATAGCATAGATGAGAGTTATGGAGTTTAGTCATTAACAGCTTTGCTTAAATATTGTCCTACTACCGGGCAGCAAAATATATTGCAATTTTATGGCGGCCACCATAAAATCAAAAGTAACAGGAATAAA
The genomic region above belongs to Chitinophaga sp. 180180018-3 and contains:
- a CDS encoding DUF3037 domain-containing protein gives rise to the protein MQEQHLYEYAVIRIVPSVEREEFLNVGVILYCKQQKFLQAVYTLNEEKLAIFSPKTDINMIRPYLDAFVEIAKGGPSGGPIGRLDLASRFRWLTATRSSVVQTSRVHPGFCHENAADTLKKLLEQLVL
- a CDS encoding cytochrome c peroxidase — encoded protein: MYRNKLLWCLFVLAAVAAAWGFKQAGQNIGVENTLAIFREGAADFASASLELEKCVRGIDSRQPATIDSAKAALRRCRLQYKRIEFFLDYFFYSSSLAFNRPAKTEIEEPYMEYDAPVGLQQIAVLLFDEEPFSQKQALLEQATVVSSTATDLASLLYGFNTTDKAILESVRLELVRLYAKGITGFDAPELKSSIPETAQSLQTLRDVLQPWLRISSPESKMVSNYLNQCIVYLRQHPDFDSFDRLTFLSEYALPLQTGLGQLIRTLHLEQHTRSALNYDAPHLFSNNALNPAAFADGVVVTPALKKLGKRLFFENALSGNNNRNCATCHQPEKYFSDGLRTSLALDEKHYVRRNAPSLYYAGFQYAQFWDGRAGNLHKQILEVISNPEEMNGIHAVVIRRLKDSSTYQLAFREAFPEDTNAISMPHLATAIAAWLRTLAPMNSPLDAYFAGNKNALTPAQKRGFNLFMGKAQCATCHFAPLFNGLTPPLYQFTEFENLGVPLHNNLQAPVSDTDHGRFGFFPVKYYQRAFKTPTVRNAAVTAPYMHNGIFPDLETVMKFYNEGGGNGLGLKDPYQTLSPAKLHLTDEEIREVVDFMRGLTDKRITN
- a CDS encoding HipA family kinase; this translates as MIEDIQLQLRTVNVTRYVTPLREGGSLPAIAEADDDFLYALKFRGAGQGVKALIAELIGGEIARLLGLKVPEIVFANLDSAFGRTEPDEEIQDLLKKSVGLNLAIHYLSGAVTYDPTVNKIPSPLASQIVWLDCLLTNVDRTPRNTNMLMWRNELWLIDHGASLYFHHSWQNWQEQSVRPFVQVKDHVLLPQAGDLEKTDAAFRLLLTPERIRNVVHLIPDEWLTADNTDTAEERREVYYNFLINRIQHSGIFVKEALHARTTLI